One genomic window of Helicobacter canis includes the following:
- a CDS encoding lipid II flippase MurJ, with the protein MDSSNEAFLSSLRADLSARQSTQTKTQNLESTFDKNAKNIQTLQKADSSPNAHFSVIASRDSGVAIHKGAKVDSSNDYSASAESVDSKETSANAERYPLFSKEATLCHTTATAAARNDRRNAESQKVDSSNAQSVFSQNAVRRQDFGDKNGALQGESRAHTRAYVTADSPQQSPFLAQKPTPESSKAQSSSKKPTPKSTKLAHTIRTELRAFFKQFFPAMLGSSTAQIASFIDTILASFLASGAISYLYYANRIFQLPLAIFAIAISTALFPMVAKAIKAGQEQKALLAMKRAFWFLLFMLLVCAVGGIMLREQIIWLLYEHGKFSRADTLECAMVFGAYMAGLVPFGCARIFSLYLYSHSKQALAAKISAISLLVGVVFSLVLMQFWGAFGLALAGSLSGFVLFALTIRAFGFGEFWAIICARNYALWLGVVLVCEVLLLMLWLHYIHI; encoded by the coding sequence GTGGATTCTAGTAATGAAGCTTTTTTATCGTCATTGCGAGCCGACTTGTCGGCGCGGCAATCCACACAAACAAAGACACAAAACCTAGAATCCACTTTTGATAAAAACGCAAAAAACATACAAACATTACAAAAAGCGGATTCTAGCCCTAACGCCCATTTTTCTGTCATTGCGAGCCGCGATAGCGGCGTGGCAATCCACAAAGGCGCAAAAGTGGATTCTAGCAATGACTATTCTGCTAGCGCAGAATCTGTGGATTCTAAAGAAACATCGGCTAACGCCGAGCGGTATCCCTTGTTTTCTAAAGAAGCTACGCTTTGCCACACCACTGCTACCGCAGCGGCTCGCAATGACAGAAGAAACGCCGAGAGTCAAAAAGTGGATTCTAGCAACGCTCAAAGTGTGTTTTCTCAAAACGCAGTTAGGCGGCAGGATTTTGGTGATAAAAATGGGGCTTTGCAAGGCGAGTCAAGGGCGCATACTAGAGCGTATGTAACCGCCGACTCGCCGCAGCAATCGCCATTTTTAGCCCAAAAGCCAACGCCAGAATCAAGCAAAGCCCAATCCTCCAGCAAAAAGCCAACGCCCAAATCCACAAAGCTAGCCCACACTATTAGAACCGAGCTTCGCGCGTTTTTCAAGCAGTTTTTCCCGGCTATGCTTGGTAGCTCTACGGCGCAAATCGCTAGCTTTATTGACACGATTTTGGCGTCATTTTTGGCAAGTGGGGCGATCTCATACCTCTACTATGCTAATCGCATTTTCCAGCTGCCTTTGGCTATCTTTGCCATTGCGATTTCTACCGCGCTCTTTCCTATGGTGGCAAAAGCGATCAAAGCAGGGCAGGAGCAAAAAGCCCTGCTAGCGATGAAAAGGGCGTTTTGGTTTTTGCTTTTTATGCTTCTTGTGTGTGCGGTAGGGGGGATTATGCTTAGGGAGCAGATTATTTGGCTGCTTTATGAGCACGGCAAATTTAGTCGCGCTGATACGCTAGAGTGTGCGATGGTCTTTGGGGCGTATATGGCTGGGCTTGTGCCTTTTGGCTGTGCTAGGATATTTTCTCTCTATCTTTACTCGCATTCTAAGCAAGCCTTAGCGGCGAAAATCTCGGCGATCTCCTTGCTTGTGGGGGTTGTGTTTTCCCTAGTGCTTATGCAGTTTTGGGGGGCATTTGGGCTAGCACTTGCTGGGAGTTTGAGCGGATTTGTGCTATTTGCTTTGACCATTAGGGCGTTTGGGTTTGGGGAGTTTTGGGCTATAATTTGTGCGCGAAATTACGCGCTATGGCTTGGTGTCGTGCTTGTATGCGAAGTGCTGCTACTTATGCTATGGCTACATTATATACATATCTAA
- the ruvA gene encoding Holliday junction branch migration protein RuvA, whose product MICGLIGTIHKLEPMRVELNVQGVIYGIAISVQTSAQLRIKVDSSKESSPSIYLHITTIIREDAHLLFGFVDTLEQSTFERLLKINGVGTKVALTILSTFSAQKFLEIIASKDIKLLQKVPGVGAKSAGKILLDLAGFCEQALESSKPQSPSNLASKHDITSALEALGYKANEITRILPQITATDTQSAIKEALRLLAR is encoded by the coding sequence ATGATTTGCGGTCTAATCGGCACGATCCACAAGCTAGAGCCTATGCGCGTAGAGCTCAATGTCCAAGGCGTGATTTATGGCATTGCCATTAGTGTGCAGACAAGTGCGCAGCTGCGAATAAAAGTGGATTCTAGCAAGGAGTCTAGCCCATCAATCTATCTCCACATCACCACCATTATCCGTGAAGATGCGCATTTGCTCTTTGGCTTTGTAGATACACTAGAGCAAAGCACTTTTGAGCGATTGCTTAAAATTAACGGCGTAGGCACCAAAGTCGCCCTTACAATCCTTAGCACCTTCAGCGCGCAAAAATTCCTAGAAATCATCGCTAGCAAGGACATTAAGCTCTTGCAAAAGGTCCCGGGCGTTGGCGCAAAGAGTGCGGGCAAAATCTTGCTAGATTTAGCGGGCTTTTGCGAGCAGGCACTAGAATCTAGCAAGCCCCAATCCCCAAGCAATCTAGCCAGCAAGCACGACATCACAAGTGCGCTAGAAGCCCTAGGCTACAAGGCAAATGAAATCACCCGTATCCTGCCTCAAATCACTGCCACAGATACACAAAGCGCGATCAAAGAAGCCTTGCGCTTGCTTGCTCGCTAA
- a CDS encoding aromatic amino acid transport family protein, whose amino-acid sequence MKNTPPKWNSFDTRWMLSLFGTAVGAGILYLPIKAGGGGFWPVVVMCFVIFPMVYLSHRALSRFVCQASGNDRDITHAAEEYFGRGVSVFISILYFFAIFPICLAYCVGITNTFESFIYNQLLPLLDSNGSLAGFISSIYTTELNEKGSQIAHLLPLWRAILVFLGVSSFMLIMLFSEEFITKVCEWLVYPLCAVLFLFSLYLIPQWNLGSLSEVPNVKEFLTIVWLTLPVLVFSFNHSPAISTFSLSVKREYGEHSVAKANQILFRTATMLLIFVMFFVFSCVLCLSPAELAEARAQNIPVLSYFANKLDNPFISYGGPLIAFLAISSSFFGHYFGAREGAYGIVRKCCKIAGNENPNLKAIAIASTSVMYVIMLFVAYINPSVLGFIEDLGGPIIAAILFLMPIIAIYSVSKMKQFKNPALDAFVFITGLLTIFTVIYKLIG is encoded by the coding sequence ATGAAAAATACCCCACCAAAATGGAATTCATTTGACACTCGCTGGATGCTATCTTTATTTGGCACGGCAGTGGGAGCTGGGATCTTGTATCTACCTATCAAAGCTGGGGGCGGAGGCTTTTGGCCCGTGGTGGTGATGTGCTTTGTCATCTTCCCTATGGTGTATTTGAGCCACAGAGCGTTAAGCCGCTTTGTCTGCCAAGCTAGTGGCAATGACAGAGACATCACGCACGCCGCAGAAGAATACTTTGGGCGTGGGGTGAGTGTGTTTATCTCTATCCTTTACTTCTTCGCGATTTTCCCTATTTGCTTGGCTTACTGCGTGGGGATTACAAACACATTTGAAAGCTTTATTTACAATCAGCTTTTGCCCTTGCTAGATTCTAATGGCAGCTTGGCTGGATTCATCAGCTCTATCTATACTACCGAGCTAAATGAAAAAGGCTCGCAAATAGCACACTTACTGCCACTTTGGCGGGCGATTTTGGTATTTTTGGGTGTGAGTAGCTTTATGCTTATTATGCTTTTTAGCGAAGAGTTTATCACCAAAGTATGTGAATGGCTCGTGTATCCGCTATGCGCGGTTTTGTTTCTATTCTCACTCTATCTTATTCCGCAGTGGAATCTAGGCAGCCTAAGCGAAGTGCCCAATGTGAAAGAGTTTTTGACAATCGTGTGGCTCACTCTGCCTGTGCTTGTCTTTAGCTTTAATCACTCTCCAGCCATTTCTACCTTTTCTTTAAGCGTGAAGCGCGAGTATGGGGAGCACTCCGTAGCAAAGGCAAATCAAATCCTTTTCCGCACCGCGACAATGCTACTAATCTTTGTGATGTTTTTTGTCTTTTCTTGTGTGCTATGTCTAAGTCCAGCAGAGCTTGCTGAAGCTAGAGCGCAAAATATCCCTGTGCTATCCTATTTTGCCAATAAGCTTGATAATCCTTTCATCTCTTATGGCGGTCCTTTGATAGCATTTTTGGCTATTTCTAGCTCATTTTTTGGGCATTATTTTGGGGCTAGAGAAGGGGCGTATGGGATCGTGCGTAAATGCTGCAAAATCGCCGGCAATGAGAATCCAAATCTTAAAGCAATCGCCATTGCAAGCACAAGTGTAATGTATGTGATAATGCTCTTTGTAGCCTATATCAATCCAAGCGTGCTAGGCTTTATCGAAGATCTAGGCGGTCCAATCATCGCTGCAATCCTTTTCCTTATGCCAATCATCGCTATTTATAGCGTCTCAAAGATGAAGCAGTTTAAAAACCCTGCCCTAGATGCCTTTGTATTTATCACAGGGCTTTTGACAATCTTCACCGTGATTTACAAGCTTATAGGATAG
- a CDS encoding L-serine ammonia-lyase, which produces MSNLSICKIGIGPSSSHTLGPLIAGNRFCELIAPKLESIAHITITLYGSLSLTGRGHLSDKAILWGLENLHAKTITKDLQAATLARVYDTKQLNLCGTKLIPFDSSSDIIFSDEFLPQHENALRIEAFSAQGAKVTSCTYFSIGGGFVKDEQELESTQGEKVDSSLWQIENATKALYLCDEKSCDLAKLSLEYELQFRDERSIRAYCLEVWECMQEAYAQGTHPSEDYLPGKLHLKRRAKGLFERVHTTSDPLGIIDFISLYAIAIAEENASGARVVTAPTNGACAVIPAVMLYCKNHTIGFNDDKAVEFLLTAILIGSFIKKNASISGAEAGCQAEIGSASSMAAGAMATILGADARKACNAAEMAMEHHLGLTCDPVGGLVQIPCIERNAFGAIKAISAARMAMTRKSTPIVSLDEVIKTMYQTGKDMNAKYRETALGGLAKTLSSVC; this is translated from the coding sequence GTGAGTAATCTTAGCATTTGTAAAATCGGCATAGGTCCTTCATCATCGCACACGCTAGGACCGCTCATAGCGGGCAATCGCTTCTGCGAGCTAATCGCCCCCAAGCTAGAATCCATCGCGCATATCACTATCACGCTCTATGGCTCTCTCTCACTCACGGGCAGAGGGCATTTGAGTGATAAAGCGATCCTTTGGGGGCTAGAAAATCTCCACGCCAAAACCATCACCAAAGACCTCCAAGCCGCCACCCTAGCACGCGTCTATGATACAAAGCAGCTTAATCTCTGCGGGACAAAGCTTATCCCCTTTGATAGCAGCAGCGACATCATCTTTAGCGATGAGTTTCTGCCCCAGCACGAAAATGCCCTGCGCATAGAAGCCTTTAGCGCACAAGGCGCAAAAGTAACTTCTTGCACCTACTTTTCTATCGGTGGGGGCTTTGTCAAAGATGAGCAAGAGCTAGAATCCACCCAAGGAGAAAAAGTGGATTCTAGTCTTTGGCAGATAGAGAACGCCACCAAAGCTCTCTATCTCTGCGATGAGAAGTCCTGCGACCTAGCCAAGCTCTCTTTAGAATACGAGCTGCAATTCCGCGATGAGAGGAGCATTAGAGCTTACTGCCTTGAAGTATGGGAGTGTATGCAAGAAGCCTATGCCCAAGGCACGCACCCAAGCGAGGACTATCTCCCGGGCAAGCTCCACCTAAAACGCCGTGCCAAAGGCTTGTTTGAGCGCGTGCATACCACAAGCGATCCGCTAGGGATCATTGACTTTATCTCGCTCTATGCCATAGCCATAGCAGAGGAGAATGCCAGCGGCGCACGAGTGGTAACAGCCCCTACAAATGGTGCTTGCGCGGTGATCCCAGCGGTAATGCTCTATTGCAAAAACCACACCATAGGCTTTAACGATGATAAAGCAGTAGAGTTTCTGCTAACAGCCATACTCATAGGCTCTTTCATCAAGAAAAATGCCAGCATAAGCGGCGCAGAAGCCGGCTGCCAAGCAGAGATCGGCTCGGCTAGCTCTATGGCAGCAGGGGCTATGGCGACTATCCTTGGCGCAGATGCTAGGAAAGCCTGCAATGCCGCGGAAATGGCTATGGAGCATCACCTAGGGCTTACTTGCGACCCTGTGGGCGGGCTTGTGCAGATCCCTTGTATCGAGCGCAATGCCTTTGGCGCGATCAAGGCTATCTCTGCTGCGAGAATGGCGATGACGCGCAAAAGCACGCCGATTGTAAGCCTAGATGAAGTGATAAAGACAATGTATCAAACCGGCAAAGATATGAATGCCAAATACCGCGAAACCGCCCTAGGCGGTCTAGCCAAGACGCTCTCAAGCGTTTGCTAG
- a CDS encoding ATP-grasp fold amidoligase family protein, whose protein sequence is MSQEPQSFKSRLKESIKHNPIYTKAIRPLRVKLNALIESTLDDEAYFVRRHKKIFGYTPDFRNPKTFNEKIIHRILFDRSPVYTALADKLKARIYIAATLYPLYENAIRGGAECDASLDSSLDSSAHTIQALAKLNLLEPSSTLFAPIDSLGSTLLATNICPYLPKLYGIYKSFDEIDFASLPTSFAIKTNHDGGGVVLVPNKQEFLSDQARFEAARSKIQSHLATNFYTLFREWHYKDIEPRVFIEELLGASSPANTAPNAESSTDSSTKTFENDDFHNKIAQNLESYKAPTDYKCHIFNGALSHIDTIIDKFTNQTEIAMTPTWEKMPFDYDKKASHIPKKPKNLALMQELAISLADKFSYVRVDLYEIDEQIIVGELTFTPTGGTDRFSPMQWDRNLGDLWV, encoded by the coding sequence ATGAGCCAAGAGCCACAATCTTTCAAATCCCGCCTTAAAGAGAGCATTAAGCACAATCCCATCTACACAAAGGCGATCCGCCCCTTACGCGTGAAGCTAAATGCTCTCATAGAATCCACTTTAGATGATGAAGCCTACTTTGTCCGCCGACATAAAAAGATCTTTGGCTACACCCCAGACTTCCGCAATCCCAAGACCTTTAATGAGAAGATTATCCACCGCATTTTGTTTGACAGAAGCCCTGTCTATACCGCGCTAGCCGATAAGCTAAAGGCTAGGATCTACATCGCTGCCACACTTTACCCACTCTATGAAAACGCGATTAGGGGGGGGGCAGAGTGTGATGCAAGCCTAGATTCTAGCTTAGATTCTAGCGCACACACCATACAAGCCCTAGCCAAGCTCAATCTGCTAGAGCCTAGCTCCACACTCTTTGCCCCCATAGACTCGCTAGGATCCACTCTCCTTGCTACCAATATCTGCCCCTATTTGCCCAAGCTCTATGGGATTTACAAAAGCTTTGATGAGATAGACTTTGCCAGCTTGCCCACCTCCTTTGCGATAAAGACCAATCACGATGGTGGCGGCGTGGTGCTTGTGCCAAATAAGCAGGAGTTTTTGAGCGATCAAGCACGCTTTGAAGCTGCTAGGAGCAAAATCCAAAGCCACCTAGCGACCAATTTCTACACCCTTTTCCGCGAATGGCATTACAAAGACATCGAGCCGCGCGTGTTTATCGAAGAGCTTCTAGGAGCTTCTAGCCCCGCAAACACCGCGCCTAATGCAGAATCTAGCACAGACTCCAGCACAAAAACATTTGAAAATGACGATTTTCATAACAAAATTGCCCAAAACCTAGAATCCTACAAAGCCCCAACAGACTATAAATGTCATATATTTAATGGCGCATTGAGTCATATAGATACAATTATCGATAAATTCACCAATCAGACCGAAATCGCTATGACTCCCACTTGGGAGAAAATGCCCTTTGACTATGACAAAAAAGCCTCACACATACCAAAAAAGCCAAAAAATCTAGCCCTAATGCAAGAGCTAGCCATATCGCTTGCGGATAAGTTTTCTTATGTGCGGGTTGATTTATACGAAATTGATGAGCAGATCATCGTAGGGGAGCTGACTTTCACTCCCACGGGTGGCACGGATAGATTCTCGCCTATGCAGTGGGATAGGAATTTGGGGGATTTGTGGGTTTAA
- a CDS encoding ATP-grasp fold amidoligase family protein codes for MSLLCFGGLYTRIHKCLIFYPYLANDDFHNKIAQNSSLESYKAPTDYKCHIFNGALSHIEVIRVRFVHQEEIALDEQWQKLPFDYEKRATTIPPKPKNLLTMKQIAIALSQPFAYVRVDLYEIDSVIFFGEMTFTPACGTDKFSLQEWDNVLGDRWKMHA; via the coding sequence TTGTCGCTCCTTTGTTTTGGTGGATTATACACTAGAATCCATAAGTGCCTAATATTTTACCCCTACCTTGCAAATGACGATTTTCATAACAAAATTGCCCAAAATTCAAGCCTAGAATCCTACAAAGCCCCAACAGACTATAAATGCCATATATTTAATGGCGCATTGAGTCATATAGAAGTGATTAGAGTGCGGTTTGTCCATCAAGAAGAAATCGCCCTAGATGAGCAGTGGCAAAAGCTCCCATTTGACTATGAAAAAAGAGCCACCACGATCCCGCCAAAGCCCAAAAATTTGCTCACTATGAAGCAAATCGCCATTGCTTTATCACAACCCTTTGCGTATGTGCGCGTGGATTTATATGAGATAGATTCTGTGATATTTTTTGGGGAGATGACATTTACTCCTGCTTGTGGGACAGATAAATTTAGCCTACAAGAGTGGGATAATGTCCTTGGCGATCGCTGGAAAATGCACGCGTGA
- a CDS encoding type II toxin-antitoxin system YafQ family toxin, whose amino-acid sequence MFEIHTTAKYKKQRKKLSQDDRDLLDSVIYTLASGESLEPKHRDHKLTGELKGFRECHIKPDLLLIYAKNQNALILTCVEVGSHSDLFKG is encoded by the coding sequence ATGTTTGAGATCCACACCACTGCTAAATACAAAAAGCAGCGCAAGAAACTAAGCCAAGATGATAGAGACTTGCTTGATAGCGTGATCTATACACTTGCAAGTGGGGAGAGCCTAGAGCCAAAACACAGAGATCATAAGCTCACAGGCGAGCTAAAGGGCTTCCGCGAGTGTCATATCAAGCCAGATTTGCTACTCATCTATGCCAAAAATCAAAATGCCCTTATCCTTACTTGTGTAGAAGTAGGCTCACATAGCGATCTGTTTAAAGGCTAG
- a CDS encoding ATP-grasp fold amidoligase family protein: MSLLCFGGLYTRIHKCLIFYPYLANDDFHNKIAQNSSLESSPKSLESNADSSKERALDLSLRDDEVGETIHNTMDSSSANADSSVDCHALPCDKARNDSLDSTQPLESTFAYKAPTDYKCHTFSGKISHITAILDKFINQTEIAMDTNWRKMPFDFEKKASVPPAKPHNLTLIINIAQALASPFSYVRVDLYLIDSSVIVGELTFTPTGGTEKFTPNEWDKKLGDLWR; this comes from the coding sequence TTGTCGCTCCTTTGTTTTGGTGGATTATACACTAGAATCCATAAGTGCCTAATATTTTACCCCTACCTTGCAAATGACGATTTTCATAACAAAATTGCCCAAAATTCAAGCCTAGAATCCAGCCCAAAATCCCTAGAATCAAACGCGGATTCTAGCAAAGAGAGAGCACTTGACTTGTCATTGCGAGACGATGAAGTCGGCGAAACAATCCATAACACAATGGATTCTAGCTCTGCAAACGCGGATTCTAGTGTGGATTGCCACGCTTTGCCTTGCGACAAAGCTCGCAATGACAGCTTAGATTCTACCCAGCCCCTAGAATCCACTTTTGCCTACAAAGCCCCAACAGACTATAAATGCCACACCTTTAGCGGTAAGATTAGTCATATTACTGCCATTTTAGATAAATTTATCAACCAAACAGAAATTGCTATGGATACAAATTGGCGAAAAATGCCTTTTGATTTTGAAAAGAAAGCAAGCGTTCCTCCAGCCAAGCCACATAATCTCACGCTTATAATCAATATCGCTCAAGCCCTTGCCAGCCCTTTTTCTTATGTGCGTGTGGATCTGTATCTCATCGATAGCAGTGTCATTGTAGGCGAGCTGACTTTCACACCCACAGGCGGCACAGAAAAATTCACCCCAAATGAGTGGGATAAAAAGCTGGGCGATTTATGGAGATAG
- a CDS encoding type II toxin-antitoxin system RelE/ParE family toxin — MQILLTNKAEKFLAKQYKGDPHGIHLVRLFIDTHLQESPNPTTLPNCAKLQGRYKSMGNLWRWRVGRYRIIGDVKSQQLTLEIIEITTRENAY, encoded by the coding sequence ATGCAGATCCTACTGACAAATAAAGCAGAAAAATTTCTAGCCAAGCAGTATAAAGGCGATCCACACGGGATACATTTGGTGCGGCTTTTCATCGATACGCATTTGCAAGAGTCCCCAAACCCAACGACTCTGCCCAACTGCGCGAAACTTCAGGGGCGGTATAAATCTATGGGCAATCTTTGGCGGTGGCGAGTGGGGAGATACCGCATAATAGGCGATGTCAAGTCCCAGCAGCTCACGCTTGAGATTATCGAAATCACCACGAGAGAAAACGCGTATTAA
- a CDS encoding ATP-grasp fold amidoligase family protein — translation MDCHALPCDKARNDSLDSTQLLESTFAYKAPDDYKFHCFGGQIFIQVDTERFTSHTRTMFDTEWNALEVVYYYPLPRTTPTKPKNLPTMLDIARLLSKSCRFVRVDLYSICGAIIVGELTMTPEGGTGHFTPNEWDKKLGDLWH, via the coding sequence GTGGATTGCCACGCTTTGCCTTGCGACAAAGCTCGCAATGACAGCTTAGATTCTACCCAGCTCCTAGAATCCACTTTTGCCTACAAAGCCCCTGATGACTACAAGTTTCACTGCTTTGGAGGGCAAATCTTTATCCAAGTCGATACAGAGCGATTTACCAGCCACACACGCACGATGTTTGACACAGAGTGGAACGCGCTAGAAGTGGTGTATTACTACCCACTGCCACGCACCACCCCCACAAAACCGAAAAATCTCCCCACTATGCTTGATATAGCTAGATTACTAAGCAAAAGTTGCAGGTTTGTGCGTGTGGATTTGTATAGTATTTGTGGGGCGATTATCGTGGGCGAGCTTACGATGACTCCAGAGGGCGGCACAGGGCATTTTACTCCAAATGAGTGGGATAAAAAATTAGGCGATTTGTGGCACTAG
- a CDS encoding ATP-grasp fold amidoligase family protein, translating into MDSSSANADSSVDCHALPCDKARNDSLDSTQPLESTFAYKAPDDYKFHCFGKRVFSETIIDRGSNTRCTFFDEAWNPLEVKITYDFAQRAIEKPSVLPLMLEISRRFFDDLGYLRCDFYLQGNTILHIGELTFTPGGGVLPISPREFDGTLGELWEIH; encoded by the coding sequence ATGGATTCTAGCTCTGCAAACGCGGATTCTAGTGTGGATTGCCACGCTTTGCCTTGCGACAAAGCTCGCAATGACAGCTTAGATTCTACCCAGCCCCTAGAATCCACTTTTGCCTACAAAGCCCCTGATGACTACAAGTTTCACTGCTTTGGGAAGAGGGTGTTTTCTGAAACGATTATCGATCGTGGGAGCAATACGCGCTGCACATTTTTTGATGAAGCGTGGAATCCACTTGAAGTAAAGATCACCTATGATTTTGCACAAAGAGCGATAGAGAAGCCAAGCGTGCTACCCCTAATGCTTGAGATAAGCAGAAGATTTTTTGATGATTTGGGGTATTTGCGCTGCGATTTTTATCTGCAAGGAAATACGATTTTACACATAGGGGAGCTGACATTCACGCCCGGTGGCGGCGTGCTGCCGATCTCGCCTAGAGAGTTTGATGGGACTTTGGGGGAGCTTTGGGAAATCCACTAG
- the accA gene encoding acetyl-CoA carboxylase carboxyl transferase subunit alpha, whose product MATCLDFEKQLKSIQDDIELASMRGDTAAKEILQKDLEKELKKVYGNMSDYQKLQLARHPDRPYALDYIELLLKDAYEICGDRHFRDDKAIVCMIGKIDEQPVLVIGEEKGRGTKNKITRNFGMPNPEGYRKALKAAKLAEKFKLPILMLVDTAGAYPGIGAEERGQSEAIAKNLQEFAALRTPTISVVIGEGGSGGALAIAVADRLAMMQYSIFSVISPEGCAAILWNDPAKIESATKAMKITPDELKKAQLIDDIIPEPLSGAHRDRESAAQAIKTYFLTSLSEILKDKDYLQKRYEKIMHYGAFSE is encoded by the coding sequence ATGGCGACTTGTTTAGATTTTGAAAAACAGCTTAAGAGCATTCAAGATGACATTGAGCTAGCTTCTATGCGCGGAGATACTGCAGCTAAGGAGATATTGCAAAAGGACTTAGAAAAAGAGCTGAAAAAAGTCTATGGCAATATGAGCGATTATCAAAAGCTCCAGCTAGCGCGCCACCCCGATAGACCTTACGCGCTTGATTATATTGAGCTATTGCTAAAAGATGCGTATGAGATCTGTGGCGATAGGCATTTCCGCGATGATAAAGCTATCGTATGTATGATAGGCAAGATTGATGAGCAGCCTGTGCTAGTCATAGGTGAAGAAAAGGGCAGAGGCACTAAGAATAAAATCACGAGAAATTTTGGTATGCCAAACCCTGAGGGCTACCGCAAAGCCCTTAAAGCCGCAAAGCTTGCAGAGAAATTTAAGCTCCCTATCCTTATGCTTGTCGATACTGCTGGTGCGTATCCGGGGATAGGCGCGGAGGAGCGCGGACAGAGTGAGGCTATCGCCAAGAATCTCCAAGAGTTCGCTGCCTTGCGCACACCTACGATTTCTGTTGTCATCGGTGAGGGGGGTAGTGGTGGTGCGCTTGCTATCGCTGTGGCAGATAGGCTGGCTATGATGCAGTATTCTATCTTTAGCGTGATTTCTCCTGAGGGTTGTGCGGCGATTTTGTGGAATGACCCTGCCAAGATAGAGTCCGCCACAAAAGCGATGAAAATCACCCCCGATGAGCTGAAAAAGGCTCAACTCATCGATGACATTATCCCAGAGCCACTAAGTGGTGCGCATAGAGATAGAGAGAGTGCAGCCCAAGCGATCAAGACATATTTCCTAACAAGCCTAAGCGAGATTCTAAAGGATAAAGACTATCTCCAAAAACGCTATGAAAAAATTATGCACTATGGAGCTTTCAGTGAATAA